The following coding sequences are from one Niveibacterium umoris window:
- a CDS encoding DHA2 family efflux MFS transporter permease subunit, with amino-acid sequence MSLDGRTESAPLSLGQLILATLALGLGSFMNILDLTIANVSVPTIAGDLGVSYTQATWVITSYAVSEAILLPMTGWLALRYGQVKMFVVATLLFTLTSLFCGLAVSFPMLVIARVAQGAFGAAMIPLSQTLMASIYPPNRRGMAMGLWAMTTILAPIVGPLAGGWITEHLSWHWVFLINLPFGLFVAGLSWHLMHKRETPRMKLPLDRVGLALLVIGVGALQVLLDRGNELDWFESPEIIALGVVSLVALSFLIVWELGEQHPLVDLRMFRHRNYSIGVVCITIGMVAYFGVVVVQPLWLQSEVGYTPLWAGKVIAFSGVFGVMLGPILGANIHRTDARRVVTFGMLVFAASSIWSARFTPDVDFWTLGIARLFIGLGISCFFLPLFTISLSGIAPKDMAAASGLQSFMRNIGSSFGTAVMVSLWDHRTTLHHAQLSENFNPGNAPADTYLAQWQSLIGDRGAALAQVDRVVTGQAHLMATNDLMLLAGAIMGTLIIVAWMAKPPFGARGASGH; translated from the coding sequence ATGAGTCTGGACGGTCGCACCGAGTCGGCACCGCTGAGCCTGGGCCAGTTGATTCTGGCCACGCTCGCGCTGGGCCTCGGCTCGTTCATGAACATCCTCGACCTGACCATCGCCAACGTGTCGGTGCCGACGATCGCGGGCGATCTGGGCGTCAGCTACACGCAGGCGACCTGGGTGATTACCTCCTATGCGGTGTCAGAGGCGATCCTGCTGCCGATGACCGGCTGGCTCGCCCTGCGCTACGGGCAAGTGAAGATGTTCGTCGTCGCCACGCTGCTGTTCACGCTGACTTCGCTGTTCTGCGGCCTGGCGGTGAGCTTCCCGATGCTGGTGATCGCACGCGTTGCGCAAGGTGCTTTCGGCGCGGCGATGATTCCGCTGTCGCAGACCCTGATGGCGAGCATCTACCCGCCCAACCGGCGCGGCATGGCGATGGGCCTGTGGGCGATGACCACCATCCTGGCACCCATCGTTGGCCCGCTGGCGGGTGGATGGATCACCGAGCATCTGTCCTGGCACTGGGTGTTCCTGATCAACCTGCCCTTTGGCCTCTTCGTCGCGGGCCTGTCGTGGCATCTGATGCACAAGCGCGAAACACCGCGCATGAAGTTGCCGTTGGACCGCGTCGGGCTGGCCTTGCTGGTGATCGGTGTCGGCGCGCTGCAGGTTTTGCTCGATCGCGGCAATGAGCTGGACTGGTTCGAATCGCCCGAAATCATCGCGCTCGGCGTCGTCTCGCTGGTGGCGCTGAGCTTCCTGATCGTGTGGGAACTAGGCGAGCAGCATCCGCTGGTCGACCTGCGGATGTTCCGTCACCGGAATTACTCCATTGGCGTCGTCTGCATCACGATCGGCATGGTGGCCTACTTCGGCGTGGTGGTAGTGCAACCGCTGTGGTTGCAGAGCGAGGTCGGCTACACGCCGCTGTGGGCCGGCAAGGTGATTGCGTTCTCGGGCGTGTTCGGCGTGATGCTCGGGCCGATCCTCGGCGCCAACATCCACCGCACCGACGCGCGGCGCGTCGTCACCTTCGGCATGCTGGTGTTCGCCGCGAGTTCGATCTGGAGCGCGCGCTTCACGCCCGACGTCGACTTCTGGACCCTGGGAATCGCGCGCCTCTTCATTGGCCTCGGCATCAGCTGCTTCTTCCTGCCATTGTTCACGATCAGCCTGTCGGGCATCGCACCCAAGGACATGGCGGCCGCCTCGGGCCTGCAGAGTTTCATGCGCAACATCGGGTCGAGTTTCGGCACGGCGGTCATGGTGTCGCTGTGGGACCACCGCACCACCCTGCACCACGCGCAGCTCTCGGAGAACTTCAACCCGGGCAATGCGCCGGCCGACACCTATTTGGCGCAGTGGCAATCGCTCATCGGTGATCGCGGTGCCGCGTTGGCACAGGTGGATCGCGTCGTGACCGGACAGGCCCACCTGATGGCCACCAACGATCTGATGCTGCTCGCCGGCGCCATCATGGGAACCCTGATCATCGTCGCCTGGATGGCCAAGCCGCCCTTTGGCGCGCGTGGCGCCTCGGGGCACTGA
- a CDS encoding HlyD family efflux transporter periplasmic adaptor subunit has protein sequence MSMDQTPSAAASGNRKRNMVRVALVFAIAALAVVLHWAFVGRFRETTDNAYVGGNLVQIAPQVAGSVSAVLVDDTDYVKAGQPLVKLDDADARVALLAAEAALADAVRGTRGLYLGESQSRAQVEQRRADVERLRHQAEQAAIALRQARDEFARREQLQRDHFISPEALQAARTTLQAAQAAQLAAQSAVSEAESGLEQARDQKATAVALVDNTSLEAHPRVAAAAAKVREAWLALARTTIVAPVSGHVAKRTVQVGARVAAGTPLMTLVPPDQLWVDANFKETELANVRIGQPVTLKSDLYGSATEYEGRVVGLSSGTGGVFSVLPAQNASGNWIKIVQRIPVRIALKADELAAHPLRVGLSMRASIDTHGRDGAVLANADRPATHQETDVFAMQAREADTRIARIIAANRASEARK, from the coding sequence ATGAGCATGGATCAGACCCCTTCAGCCGCAGCCAGCGGCAACCGCAAGCGCAATATGGTGCGTGTCGCACTGGTATTCGCCATTGCCGCGCTTGCGGTAGTCCTGCACTGGGCCTTCGTCGGGCGCTTCCGCGAAACCACCGACAACGCCTATGTCGGCGGCAACCTGGTGCAGATTGCCCCGCAAGTCGCCGGCAGTGTCAGCGCGGTGCTGGTCGACGACACCGATTACGTCAAGGCCGGGCAGCCGCTGGTCAAACTCGATGACGCCGATGCCCGTGTCGCGCTGCTCGCGGCTGAAGCCGCGCTGGCCGATGCGGTGCGCGGTACGCGCGGCCTCTACCTCGGCGAGAGCCAGTCGCGGGCACAGGTCGAACAACGACGCGCCGATGTCGAGCGACTGCGCCACCAGGCCGAACAGGCCGCGATTGCGCTGCGGCAGGCGCGCGACGAGTTCGCCCGCCGCGAGCAGTTGCAGCGCGACCATTTCATCTCGCCCGAAGCCCTGCAGGCGGCACGCACCACCCTGCAGGCCGCGCAGGCGGCGCAACTCGCCGCCCAATCCGCGGTGTCAGAGGCTGAATCCGGCCTCGAACAGGCGCGTGACCAGAAGGCCACCGCGGTGGCACTGGTCGACAACACCTCGCTCGAAGCCCACCCGCGCGTGGCGGCGGCCGCCGCGAAAGTGCGCGAAGCGTGGCTGGCCCTCGCCCGCACCACCATCGTCGCCCCGGTCAGTGGCCATGTCGCCAAGCGCACCGTGCAGGTCGGCGCACGGGTGGCCGCCGGCACACCACTGATGACGCTGGTGCCGCCGGATCAGCTCTGGGTCGACGCCAACTTCAAGGAAACCGAACTGGCCAACGTACGCATCGGTCAGCCGGTGACGCTCAAATCCGACCTTTACGGCAGCGCCACCGAATACGAAGGCCGCGTGGTCGGGCTGTCGTCCGGCACGGGTGGTGTGTTCAGCGTGTTGCCGGCACAGAACGCATCCGGCAACTGGATCAAGATCGTTCAGCGTATTCCGGTGCGGATCGCGCTCAAGGCGGACGAACTCGCTGCGCATCCGCTGCGCGTGGGGCTTTCGATGCGCGCCTCGATCGACACGCATGGGCGCGACGGCGCGGTGCTCGCCAACGCGGATCGCCCCGCCACGCATCAGGAGACCGATGTCTTTGCGATGCAGGCGCGTGAAGCCGACACCCGCATCGCGCGCATCATCGCCGCCAACCGCGCCAGCGAAGCGCGCAAATGA
- a CDS encoding MarR family winged helix-turn-helix transcriptional regulator, whose amino-acid sequence MIPFDHYQARIDSVRERHPDLPYPQVMLLRLVTHIARGIQEHLDDLLQPYGLNATAWSVLMSIYSAPESTDNPSRVSQAVCLSRPHMTRLTDELVAGGWVERIPSPVDRRSVDIHMTEAGAQRVREIFPKVWQLYDTLTPPAECGDVDDLARALRAWTRHMEQCPSSATRTDGVKA is encoded by the coding sequence ATGATCCCATTCGACCACTACCAGGCACGGATCGACTCGGTGCGCGAGCGCCATCCCGACCTGCCCTATCCCCAAGTCATGCTGCTGCGCCTGGTCACCCACATCGCGCGAGGCATCCAGGAACACCTCGACGATCTGCTGCAACCATACGGGCTCAACGCCACCGCATGGTCGGTGCTGATGTCGATCTACAGCGCACCCGAATCCACCGACAACCCGTCGCGTGTCAGCCAGGCGGTGTGTCTCTCGCGGCCGCACATGACGCGCCTGACCGACGAACTGGTAGCGGGTGGCTGGGTCGAGCGCATCCCCAGCCCGGTCGACCGTCGCTCGGTGGACATTCACATGACCGAAGCCGGCGCGCAGCGCGTACGCGAAATCTTCCCCAAGGTTTGGCAGCTGTACGACACGCTTACCCCGCCGGCCGAGTGCGGCGACGTCGACGATCTCGCGCGGGCCCTGCGCGCCTGGACCCGCCATATGGAGCAATGCCCCAGCAGCGCAACGCGGACCGACGGGGTGAAAGCATGA